In Alkalihalobacillus sp. TS-13, the following are encoded in one genomic region:
- a CDS encoding amidohydrolase family protein: protein MIFDSHTHLFGPGQVGGPTLRALKRAWGPDFEMVADYEDHQKNIEEFSGSIVLAFDAPATGIVVPNDYVADYCSQDSYRLFGFASIDPNKENAARLLEESIRELGLRGLKLGPIYQNFYPDDRKHYELYKKASELNVPILWHQGTSFVPEGYLDASRPAALDPIAREFPNLKMIIAHMGHPWVDECISVVRKNPYVYMDLSALFPRPWQFYNAMVSALEYGVTDKILFGSDYPFFTTKQTIEGLQNVNSLVEGTNMPKIPDEIIHSIIHRNTPEILNLV from the coding sequence GTGATTTTTGACAGTCATACCCATCTCTTCGGACCTGGGCAAGTAGGCGGACCAACCCTTAGGGCGTTGAAAAGAGCTTGGGGTCCTGATTTCGAAATGGTCGCCGATTACGAGGATCATCAAAAGAATATTGAAGAATTTTCTGGATCGATTGTATTAGCCTTCGATGCACCAGCGACAGGGATCGTTGTCCCTAATGACTATGTTGCGGATTATTGCAGCCAGGATTCTTATCGTCTGTTTGGATTTGCCAGTATCGATCCGAATAAGGAAAATGCTGCGAGATTATTGGAAGAATCAATTAGAGAACTTGGACTCAGGGGACTGAAGCTCGGGCCGATTTATCAGAACTTTTATCCAGATGATAGAAAACACTATGAATTATATAAAAAAGCCTCAGAATTGAACGTTCCAATCTTGTGGCATCAGGGAACTTCATTTGTTCCTGAAGGGTACCTGGATGCATCACGACCTGCCGCTTTAGATCCTATTGCAAGAGAATTCCCGAATTTAAAGATGATTATTGCACATATGGGACATCCATGGGTCGATGAATGTATATCTGTGGTTAGAAAAAATCCTTATGTGTACATGGATTTATCAGCTCTATTCCCAAGACCATGGCAATTTTATAATGCGATGGTTTCGGCTCTCGAATATGGAGTTACCGATAAAATCCTATTTGGTTCAGATTATCCATTTTTTACAACGAAACAAACAATTGAAGGGCTTCAAAATGTAAATAGTTTAGTAGAAGGAACCAACATGCCAAAAATTCCAGATGAGATTATCCATTCTATTATTCACAGGAATACGCCCGAAATCCTTAACTTAGTATGA
- a CDS encoding SMP-30/gluconolactonase/LRE family protein — protein sequence MFLVHEHVLGDIISDLGEGPSWDDKESVLYWVDITGKQIHRWLSFNNKVQSLTTTQFVSTVVPTNDGRLLCTLQNGFYLLKWEEQSWEHIGNPESRIGGNCFNDGKCDPQGRFWGGSMDLNGFPRKGALYTVDRDKKIRTVLEGVSCSNGITWSPDEKYMYFIDTPTRKVVAYDFSITKGTISNPRDIIYIPETQGFPDGMTSDEEGMIWIAHWGGYRVSRWNPYNGICLEVIHLPVEKVTSCEFGGNNNDELFITTAREGLTSVQHEKQPLAGRLFRVKVGIKGCKTYRFENKKI from the coding sequence ATGTTTTTAGTTCATGAACATGTACTCGGAGATATAATATCGGATTTAGGGGAAGGACCATCGTGGGATGATAAGGAGAGTGTACTTTACTGGGTTGATATTACCGGTAAACAAATCCATAGATGGTTATCTTTTAATAATAAGGTACAAAGTTTAACAACCACTCAATTTGTAAGTACCGTTGTACCTACAAATGATGGTAGATTATTATGCACTTTGCAAAATGGCTTTTACCTTTTGAAATGGGAAGAGCAGTCCTGGGAGCATATAGGTAATCCAGAATCCCGTATCGGAGGTAATTGCTTCAACGATGGGAAGTGTGATCCGCAGGGAAGATTTTGGGGAGGTTCAATGGATTTAAATGGTTTCCCTCGAAAAGGTGCCTTATATACAGTTGATAGGGATAAAAAGATCAGAACCGTCTTGGAAGGTGTAAGTTGTTCAAACGGTATAACTTGGAGTCCAGATGAAAAATACATGTATTTCATTGATACACCAACAAGGAAAGTAGTAGCATATGATTTTTCAATTACAAAGGGTACGATTTCTAATCCTAGAGATATAATTTATATTCCAGAAACACAGGGTTTCCCGGATGGTATGACTTCTGATGAAGAAGGTATGATTTGGATAGCTCATTGGGGAGGCTATCGGGTCTCACGCTGGAACCCTTACAACGGAATATGCTTGGAAGTAATTCATCTACCAGTTGAAAAAGTAACGTCCTGTGAATTTGGTGGAAACAATAATGATGAATTATTTATCACAACTGCAAGAGAAGGGCTTACTTCCGTTCAACATGAGAAACAACCTTTAGCAGGTCGTTTATTCCGTGTAAAGGTTGGAATTAAAGGTTGTAAAACTTATCGATTTGAAAATAAAAAGATATAA
- a CDS encoding SDR family NAD(P)-dependent oxidoreductase: MRLKDKTVLITGSGSGIGKSTALLFANEGANVVINDIDEDKGQETVNEIKTLNGNAIFLNGDVTQPDSVSNMVDIILRKFGYIDVLFNNAGISGIGKLHEIELEDWEKILKVNITGVFLPSKYVLPSMMKRKRGSIINMSSCIAEIGLASRASYSATKGAVLALTKSMQVDYAPFNIRINALLPGTIMTPFVKNYLQTSYKNPDEAIEKIKTRQLSKELGSPEDVANAALFLASDESKFMMGAPLYIDGGATFGKDA, encoded by the coding sequence ATGAGATTAAAAGATAAAACTGTATTAATAACGGGTTCAGGTTCAGGTATTGGAAAAAGCACTGCCCTCTTATTCGCAAATGAAGGTGCAAACGTAGTAATCAATGATATCGATGAAGATAAAGGGCAAGAAACAGTAAATGAAATAAAGACGTTAAATGGGAATGCCATTTTTTTGAACGGGGATGTTACACAGCCTGATAGTGTAAGTAATATGGTAGATATAATCCTTAGAAAATTCGGTTATATAGATGTATTGTTTAATAACGCAGGTATAAGTGGGATCGGAAAGCTCCATGAAATTGAGCTGGAAGATTGGGAAAAAATATTGAAAGTAAACATCACCGGTGTATTTCTCCCCTCTAAATACGTATTACCATCAATGATGAAACGAAAAAGAGGTTCAATCATCAATATGTCATCTTGTATCGCAGAAATCGGGTTGGCTAGTAGGGCTTCTTATTCGGCAACTAAAGGTGCAGTTTTAGCCTTAACCAAATCTATGCAAGTCGATTATGCTCCTTTTAATATTCGGATAAATGCACTTTTACCCGGAACCATCATGACACCATTTGTAAAAAATTATTTACAAACATCATACAAAAACCCGGATGAAGCAATTGAAAAAATAAAGACAAGACAATTAAGTAAAGAATTGGGATCACCAGAAGATGTTGCGAATGCTGCATTATTCTTGGCTTCAGATGAATCGAAATTCATGATGGGAGCTCCACTGTATATCGATGGAGGAGCCACTTTCGGAAAAGACGCATAA
- a CDS encoding fumarylacetoacetate hydrolase family protein, whose protein sequence is MKLLTIKRNGTNRLGVKTDKGIIDIGRQVENFQNLSLPTEIMEVVHGGEEVVGLLETYVKESDESKMAFLSENDDFEWGPCITNPEKIICVGLNYCQHADETGASYPESPILFSKFNNTLTGHNSHISIPKSTEQLDYEVELGIVIGRRAKDVPEEDALNYVFGYCTANDLSARDLQFKTNQWLLGKTCDDFSPIGPYLVTKDEVKDPNNLALRTIVNGIERQNSNTSDMIFNCKELISYISHHMTLEPGDLILTGTPEGVILGEPEDKRNYLKPDDEVTVEIEKLGALTNRFIY, encoded by the coding sequence ATGAAACTATTGACAATTAAAAGGAACGGTACAAATAGATTAGGAGTCAAAACTGACAAGGGGATCATTGATATAGGACGCCAAGTTGAAAACTTCCAAAACCTGTCACTACCAACTGAAATCATGGAAGTCGTCCATGGCGGAGAGGAGGTTGTTGGATTGCTTGAAACTTATGTTAAAGAGTCTGATGAATCAAAAATGGCTTTTCTTTCTGAGAATGATGACTTCGAGTGGGGGCCATGCATTACAAATCCCGAGAAAATTATATGTGTCGGTCTGAACTACTGCCAGCATGCTGATGAAACAGGTGCAAGCTATCCGGAGTCTCCTATTCTTTTCAGTAAGTTTAATAACACACTTACAGGACATAACAGTCACATTTCCATTCCTAAATCAACGGAACAACTAGATTATGAGGTTGAGCTTGGGATAGTGATCGGGCGGAGAGCGAAAGATGTACCGGAAGAAGATGCATTGAATTATGTGTTCGGTTATTGTACTGCCAATGATTTATCGGCCAGGGATCTGCAATTTAAGACAAACCAATGGCTGCTTGGAAAAACGTGCGACGACTTCAGCCCAATCGGGCCTTATCTAGTCACAAAAGACGAAGTGAAGGATCCCAATAACCTTGCTTTGAGGACCATAGTGAATGGTATAGAGCGACAGAACTCAAACACATCGGACATGATTTTTAATTGTAAAGAGTTGATCAGTTATATTTCTCATCATATGACTTTAGAACCCGGAGACCTTATTTTGACAGGGACTCCAGAGGGGGTTATTTTAGGAGAGCCAGAGGATAAAAGAAATTATTTGAAGCCAGATGACGAAGTAACAGTCGAGATTGAAAAATTAGGTGCTTTGACCAACAGGTTTATATATTAG